In Saccharothrix violaceirubra, the following are encoded in one genomic region:
- the secF gene encoding protein translocase subunit SecF, with the protein MSQSKGSVFHRLYVGTGAFDIVGKRKRWYVLFGVVLLVCLASIVFRGFNLGIDFEGGTRIQLPAASASGKITTDAVKESYTKAVGKEPVTVQTVGTGDSETIQLRSETLDASQVTSLKAALNNDVKPTGGVGSISDSAVSASWGGEITTRALIALGVFFLAVAIFLALYFEFSMAIAALVAVIHDVVITAGVYSIVGFEVSPATVIGLLTILGFSLYDTVVVFDKVKENTRGLLGLTRRTYGEAANLAVNQTLMRSINTSLIALLPVIGLLAIGVGLLGVGTLKDLALVQLTGMAIGALSSIYIATPVAVDLKMRDPKYKAQANRVKARRENLAKRAAATGTTVEAAGDVVESTDDDALAAELRREKALSAAAGAPSRTTKNADARRRPTGKKHR; encoded by the coding sequence GTGTCGCAGTCCAAGGGCAGCGTCTTCCACCGGCTCTACGTCGGTACGGGCGCGTTCGACATCGTCGGCAAGCGCAAGCGCTGGTACGTGCTGTTCGGCGTCGTGCTGCTGGTGTGCCTCGCGTCGATCGTGTTCCGCGGGTTCAACCTGGGCATCGACTTCGAGGGCGGCACGCGCATCCAGCTGCCCGCCGCGAGCGCGTCCGGCAAGATCACGACGGACGCCGTGAAGGAGAGCTACACCAAGGCGGTCGGCAAGGAGCCGGTGACCGTCCAGACGGTCGGCACCGGCGACTCGGAGACCATCCAGCTCCGGTCCGAGACGCTGGACGCGAGCCAGGTCACCAGCCTCAAGGCCGCGCTGAACAACGACGTCAAGCCCACCGGCGGCGTCGGGTCGATCAGCGACAGCGCCGTGTCGGCGTCCTGGGGTGGTGAGATCACGACCCGGGCGTTGATCGCGCTCGGCGTGTTCTTCCTGGCCGTGGCGATCTTCCTGGCGCTGTACTTCGAGTTCTCCATGGCGATCGCGGCGCTCGTCGCCGTGATCCACGACGTCGTCATCACGGCGGGCGTGTACTCGATCGTCGGGTTCGAGGTCTCGCCCGCGACGGTGATCGGTCTGCTCACCATCCTGGGCTTCTCGCTGTACGACACGGTGGTCGTGTTCGACAAGGTCAAGGAGAACACCCGCGGCCTGCTCGGCCTGACCCGCCGGACCTACGGCGAGGCCGCGAACCTGGCCGTGAACCAGACCCTGATGCGGTCGATCAACACCTCGCTCATCGCGCTGCTGCCGGTGATCGGCCTGCTGGCCATCGGCGTCGGCCTGCTGGGTGTCGGCACGCTGAAGGACCTGGCGCTCGTGCAGCTCACCGGTATGGCCATCGGCGCGCTGTCCTCGATCTACATCGCGACCCCGGTCGCGGTGGACCTCAAGATGCGCGACCCGAAGTACAAGGCCCAGGCCAACCGGGTCAAGGCCCGGCGGGAGAACCTGGCCAAGCGGGCCGCCGCGACCGGTACGACCGTCGAGGCCGCCGGCGACGTCGTCGAGTCCACGGACGACGACGCGTTGGCCGCCGAGCTGCGGCGTGAGAAGGCGCTGTCGGCCGCGGCCGGTGCGCCGTCGCGCACGACGAAGAACGCCGACGCCCGCCGTCGACCGACGGGCAAGAAGCACCGTTGA
- a CDS encoding adenine phosphoribosyltransferase translates to MKLDRALALLREVPDFPRPGVVFRDLTPLLADPDALRAAVDALQDTIDPATEVVAAVESRGFLIGAALGYGWHYGVVPLRKPGKLPAVAHRVEYSLEYGSAALELPAGALSPGQHVVIVDDVLATGGTARAACALVESAGAVVTGVAVLVEIAGLGGRAHLSPTPVSALRTYT, encoded by the coding sequence TTGAAGCTGGACCGCGCCTTGGCGCTGCTGCGTGAGGTCCCGGACTTCCCCCGACCGGGGGTCGTGTTCCGGGACCTCACGCCGCTCCTGGCGGACCCCGACGCGTTGCGCGCGGCGGTCGACGCCTTGCAGGACACGATCGACCCGGCCACCGAGGTGGTGGCCGCGGTCGAATCGCGTGGTTTCCTCATCGGCGCGGCACTCGGGTACGGCTGGCACTACGGCGTCGTGCCGCTGCGCAAGCCCGGCAAGCTGCCTGCCGTGGCCCACCGGGTCGAGTACTCGCTGGAGTACGGCTCGGCCGCCCTCGAACTGCCCGCCGGTGCCCTTTCACCCGGTCAGCACGTCGTGATCGTGGACGACGTGCTCGCCACCGGCGGCACGGCGCGTGCCGCGTGCGCCCTGGTGGAGTCCGCCGGAGCCGTGGTGACCGGTGTCGCGGTCCTGGTCGAGATCGCCGGGCTCGGCGGTCGGGCCCACCTCTCGCCGACCCCGGTTTCGGCTCTCCGCACGTACACCTGA